The following are encoded together in the Tetrapisispora phaffii CBS 4417 chromosome 5, complete genome genome:
- the TPHA0E01060 gene encoding uncharacterized protein (similar to Saccharomyces cerevisiae MMR1 (YLR190W); ancestral locus Anc_7.366) — MANGYSTNKIGLNGGQPSNNVQSVRKKSNSNINSLKTDHETTRESKACVEFKTSLSKLSHLTRERNLRQSQLECNMQTFKTSGVDFLKDLFKVKHRTINFNNKFTHVNNKNNNFNNNMKMNNKSKNNTNSATSLISPILTEVLHQKKINNTPISFFDSLWNITDDNINNTEFKSNIFSKKDDTQKLPIYNSAFEGPKQGFSFSPTSPTTTLIHSELDDFYEHDNITFIDKLKLSNQEEEKYSRTTVQKNYETQALLNRIQSLENEIEYIRVEGNGLLDMTHQLEDNIYDTLYQRDNDSSNLYLDNDYRHVDHRQLGRKINELSWKLSVYKDRITKYANDFNESDKCNLMNDIMNISKHSHQKLEKITNDELKLIEESLSSDSDREVNSYSNSISMNEVTYNYNTDKLFEFHTKRLTCDANTRFDLHNTQKTGFNIKLKIKKQYSN, encoded by the coding sequence ATGGCTAATGGTTACTctacaaataaaattggaCTCAATGGAGGACAACCTTCGAATAACGTCCAATCAGttagaaaaaaatcaaattcaaatataaactCCTTAAAAACTGACCATGAGACGACCAGAGAATCAAAAGCGTGTGTAGAATTTAAGACATCgttatcaaaattatccCATCTTACAAGAGAGCGAAATTTACGACAGTCTCAATTAGAATGTAATATGCAAACGTTTAAGACATCTGGTGTTGATTTCTTAAAGGATCTTTTTAAAGTGAAGCACCGAACAATTAACTTTAATAACAAATTTACACAtgtcaataataaaaataataacttcaataacaatatgaaaatgaataataagTCTAAGAATAATACAAATTCAGCTACATCTTTAATTTCACCCATTTTAACTGAAGTACTacatcaaaagaaaattaacaaTACTCCAATATCATTCTTTGATTCATTGTGGAATATAACCGATGATAACATAAACAATACAGAATTTAAAAGCAACATTTTTAGTAAAAAAGATGATACACAGAAATTACCAATATACAACAGCGCATTCGAGGGTCCAAAACAAGGTTTTTCGTTTTCACCTACATCGCCCACCACCACTTTGATACATTCAGAACTAGATGATTTTTATGAACATGATAATATAACCTTTATAGACAAGTTAAAATTATCTAaccaagaagaagaaaaatatagTCGAACGACAGTAcagaaaaattatgaaaCTCAGGCTTTACTGAACAGAATACAGTCATTGGAAAATGAGATTGAGTACATTAGAGTGGAAGGAAATGGATTACTAGATATGACACACCAATTAGAAGATAATATTTACGATACATTGTATCAACGAGATAACGACAGCTCAAATTTATATCTAGATAATGATTATAGACATGTGGATCATAGACAACTGGGCCGAAAAATAAATGAGTTATCTTGGAAATTGAGTGTATATAAAGACCGTATTACGAAATACGCAAACGATTTCAATGAATCAGACAAATGtaatttaatgaatgatATTATGAATATTTCGAAGCACAGTCATCagaaattggaaaaaataACTAACGATGAACTAAAACTAATTGAAGAATCACTAAGTTCAGACTCAGATAGAGAAGTGAATAGCTACTCGAACAGTATTTCAATGAATGAGGTAacttataattataatacagataaattatttgagtTCCACACTAAAAGGCTGACATGCGACGCAAATACAAGATTTGATCTCCATAATACTCAAAAGACTGGATTTAACATTAAgctcaaaataaaaaaacaatattcaaattaa
- the TPHA0E01070 gene encoding peroxin-13 family protein (similar to Saccharomyces cerevisiae PEX13 (YLR191W); ancestral locus Anc_7.365): protein MTSVTGESLRRKPWEEGVSGDNVIQHLPENRKDNGYTEYDNTDVGPIIANNSTGPLNPGFVIGSMNSMNPPYNNNVGLSNYNSPFSNNNGYFTNDGYGMDYRSLNGSRYGGMYSHSYSYPYNNTSQQNNITESTQATFRLLENIVGTFTSFAQMLESTYMATHNSFFSLISVAEQFGMLKETFASAFDIFKIRKLLRKIRSVLLNGKLEHGTITATCITSDEDNNFELPSKQYELDDISNENNDEKIKYQEYKKDILTSSIPLRPFMYTIVALIAIPILIKRHINLKQLNYIKSLKDSDFKKINGFAILKYDYIPEDLRLGYTLKKNDIVSIVEGYLSDNGISNWLKIKNKEGKVGLIPNKYVDLLKSSNMV from the coding sequence ATGACAAGTGTTACTGGCGAGTCTCTTAGAAGGAAGCCATGGGAAGAGGGAGTATCTGGTGATAATGTGATACAACATTTACCAGAAAATCGTAAGGACAATGGATACACAGAGTATGATAATACAGATGTAGGACCAATCATTGCAAATAATAGCACAGGACCCTTAAATCCTGGTTTTGTGATCGGTAGCATGAACTCAATGAATCCACCatataacaataatgtCGGCTTAAGCAATTATAATAGCccattttcaaataataatggatATTTTACTAATGATGGCTACGGGATGGATTACAGATCCCTTAATGGTTCAAGGTATGGAGGAATGTATAGCCACTCATATAGTTATCCATATAATAATACCTCacaacaaaataatataaccGAATCTACCCAAGCCACCTTTCGattattggaaaatattGTGGGAACGTTCACTAGTTTTGCTCAAATGTTAGAATCTACATATATGGCTACGcataattcatttttttcactgATATCTGTGGCAGAACAATTTGGAATGCTTAAAGAAACATTTGCTTCTgcatttgatatatttaaaataagaAAGTTGCTCCGAAAAATACGATCAGTCTTGCTCAATGGCAAACTCGAGCATGGTACTATAACGGCAACTTGTATTACATCAGATGAGGACAATAATTTTGAGCTTCCATCAAAACAGTACGAACTAGATGATATttctaatgaaaataatgatgaaaagaTTAAATACCAGGAGtataaaaaagatattttaactAGTAGCATCCCTTTAAGACCATTTATGTATACTATAGTAGCATTGATAGCGATTCCAATCCTTATTAAACGACATATCAATCTGAAGCAGCTCAATTATATAAAGTCACTAAAAGACTctgatttcaaaaaaattaatggCTTCGCAATACTTAAATATGATTACATTCCTGAGGATCTTAGGTTAGGGTATACCCTAAAGAAAAACGATATAGTTTCAATTGTTGAAGGATACTTATCAGATAATGGAATTTCTAACTGGttgaaaattaaaaacaaagaagGTAAAGTTGGCCTAATTCCAAACAAATATGTGGACCTTTTGAAAAGTTCGAACATGGTATGA
- the PPE1 gene encoding phosphoprotein phosphatase methylesterase 1 (similar to Saccharomyces cerevisiae PPE1 (YHR075C); ancestral locus Anc_5.358), with protein sequence MSDDVRRKLLLKYLGNIDDLNDDNQDENDTPNNISPLKSFTKLNATDENFALEDKSLPNFFPEDLPSWKEYFDFNNIFVNKKRNIKINFYYKLPLKMDSLSIPIFILHHGAGSSALTFATLARDIFIKLEGRCAIMAFDARGHGKTEPLAPKTQLEYNLNDFTDDFTSLIEAFNRNYLQDITEEKKSFILVGHSLGGSICTFAYSKLIPNIQKQIVGITMLDIVEEAAIFALDNVQDFLHRTPSMFNSFDEAIRWSVKNNMPQSKESAEISVPALFRMTKNGKVARLSNLQDFKKFWNTWFVNLSHEFVSLPTCKLLILAGNDNLDKQLIVGQMQGKYQLVVFQDSGHFIQEDASVKTAITLIEFWKRNDNKTVVIKSNWGVKS encoded by the coding sequence ATGAGTGACGACGTTCGCAGAAAATTGCtactaaaatatttggGTAATATTGATGATCTAAATGACGATAATCAAGATGAGAACGACACACCTAACAATATTAGTCCGTTGAAATCATTTACTAAGTTAAATGCAACCGATGAGAATTTTGCATTAGAAGATAAATCTTTGCCTAACTTCTTTCCAGAAGATCTGCCTTCTTGgaaagaatattttgattttaataacatcttcgtaaataaaaaaagaaatataaagatCAATTTTTACTATAAACTACCTTTAAAAATGGATAGTCTTTCAATACCAATTTTTATCTTGCATCATGGGGCAGGATCTTCAGCATTAACTTTTGCAACTTTGGCTAgagatatttttataaagtTAGAGGGTAGGTGTGCAATTATGGCATTCGATGCTAGGGGACATGGTAAAACTGAACCTCTGGCTCCAAAAACACAACTAGAATACAATTTGAATGATTTCACTGACGATTTCACATCACTGATAGAGGCCTTCAACagaaattatttacaagaCATCacagaagaaaaaaagtCATTTATACTAGTAGGTCACTCCTTAGGAGGTTCTATATGCACATTTGCATATTCAAAACTAATTCCAAATATACAGAAACAGATCGTCGGTATTACTATGCTAGATATAGTTGAAGAAGCAGCCATTTTTGCCCTTGATAATGTTCAAGATTTCTTGCATAGGACACCTAGCATGTTTAATAGTTTTGATGAAGCTATTAGATGGAgtgttaaaaataatatgcCACAATCGAAGGAAAGTGCAGAAATATCAGTTCCAGCATTATTTAGGATGACGAAAAATGGGAAAGTAGCTAGATTATCTAATTTAcaagattttaaaaagttCTGGAATACTTGGTTTGTAAATTTATCTCATGAATTTGTCTCTCTTCCTACTTGtaaattgttaattttgGCAGGAAATGATAACCTAGATAAACAACTGATTGTTGGACAGATGCAAGGTAAATACCAACTAGTTGTATTCCAAGATTCGGGCCATTTTATTCAAGAAGATGCATCAGTGAAAACTGCAATAACcttaattgaattttggAAAAGGAATGACAATAAAACAGTAGTAATCAAATCGAATTGGGGAGTTAAATCTTAG
- the OSH3 gene encoding oxysterol-binding protein related protein OSH3 (similar to Saccharomyces cerevisiae OSH3 (YHR073W); ancestral locus Anc_5.355) encodes MESIDIQNRSFVVRWLKCSVNDVINYQIKPLKKSIDVSIYKKVTNNNEDNEQGNIYNEHISGNMSNPNIHIINDIKDAYNKPITPTTNSSQVKKDDSIHKPSDNNNISSRDHSGSTVSAFSNNDSNSSLNELNQSNASRPRRSLSLNNITHQSKTLSLSEKLTKEGYTLVKNIGHVQGNFLVQDSIKVVTKSTNKDFYFIFVFNNTLSKNIKKKILFNMSLQSVKKEKFVPISSPVIPIDSRTSLTGKQTLNQAGSTLNSEIAITVGQGRYLQGYLLKKRRKRLQGFKKRFFSLDFKYGTLSYYMNDHNQSFRGEILVNLSTVSANKKDKLIIIDSGMEIWALKATSLTSWEAWVTAFQSCFENEKKQTDITMRDASKRDSRTEKVSDLHDYERCEFNTRLRNQNIKHERALNQASIVRDNLLWKQVTEIKDRLGKCKNDSKLYVKIKDNDPKISNKDKTNNLFQDIQKIESLVNKLVEDIRDHDLNFNETIQRRSSIETNKSSVSLDKLSAISAFSDDVFFDAEDIGNRVIMLPDEQIEMDHEIPIKSTDLTKHNSKYGDDEDEDDEEDEDEDTDVNKYNQDSLSDEDSIREHSELFSFNAVGSSQKKDSINSEDNLYPLPLKKKINRRNDISISSTSPPSLLSFLRKNVGKDLSSVAMPISANEPHSILQTLAESFEYADILSNISTTDSTFQPLSIVSAFAVSALSIYRDKTRVLRKPFNPLLGETFEYISDTKQFRLISEKVSHKPQIFVFHVEHKDWECNYTVSPVQTFWGKSVELNNEGIVKLELKNSGEVLEWAQPTAMLKNLLAGEKYIEPINEFKILSSKGGYAKVLFRGSSMFGGRSEELTATIVPSSKDPNYSKETITGKWTESLVDKRSNEFLWKVEELLSDSKKKYGFTKFAANLNEITTIEEGFLPPTDSRLRPDMRAYENGELDKAETLKLELEKIQRDRRTDRNDVKPKFFKKISEKEWAFIQGEDSYWERRKRGDWSGIDALW; translated from the coding sequence ATGGAATCAATTGATATCCAAAATCGATCGTTCGTTGTTCGTTGGTTAAAATGTTCAGTAAATGACGTTATCAATTACCAAATTAAACcattgaaaaaatcaattgatgTAAGTATCTACAAAAAGGTTACAAATAACAATGAGGATAATGAACAAggcaatatatataatgaacACATAAGTGGTAATATGTCGAACCCGAACATTCATATcattaatgatataaagGATGCATACAATAAACCTATTACTCCTACTACGAACTCCTCCCAAGTTAAAAAAGACGATAGCATACATAAACCAtcagataataataatataagttCAAGAGATCATAGTGGGTCGACAGTCAGTGCTTTCAGTAACAATGATAGTAACTCAAGTTTAAACGAATTGAATCAAAGCAATGCATCAAGACCTCGTAGATCATTAAGTTTAAATAACATTACGCATCAGTCAAAAACATTGTCATtaagtgaaaaattaacCAAAGAAGGTTATACGttagttaaaaatattggtCATGTTCAAGGGAATTTTTTAGTTCAAGATAGTATTAAAGTGGTAACGAAATCGACAAATAAGGAtttctattttatatttgtattcAATAATACGCtgtcaaaaaatattaagaagaaaattttgtttaatatgTCATTACAATCAGTtaaaaaagagaaatttGTTCCTATTAGCTCTCCAGTCATTCCAATAGATTCTCGCACCAGTTTAACGGGGAAACAAACTTTGAATCAGGCAGGATCAACTTTAAATTCGGAAATAGCCATCACAGTTGGTCAAGGAAGATATCTACAAggttatttattaaagaagaGGAGAAAAAGATTACAGggttttaaaaaaagattttttTCACTGGACTTCAAATATGGAACATTGTCATATTATATGAACGATCATAATCAATCATTCAGAGGTGAAATTTTGGTGAACTTATCGACAGTCAGTGCGAATAAAAAGGATAAACTAATTATAATAGATTCGGGTATGGAAATTTGGGCTTTGAAAGCCACCTCTTTGACCTCTTGGGAAGCATGGGTCACTGCATTCCAGTCttgttttgaaaatgaaaagaaacagACTGATATTACGATGAGAGATGCATCGAAGAGAGACTCGAGAACTGAAAAGGTTTCTGATTTGCATGATTATGAAAGATGTGAGTTCAATACAAGATTGAGGAaccaaaatataaaacatGAGAGAGCTCTGAATCAAGCGTCCATTGTACGGGATAATTTACTATGGAAACAGGTAACAGAAATAAAAGACAGGTTAGGAAAATGCAAGaatgattcaaaattataCGTAAAGATAAAAGATAATGATCCTAAAATCtcaaataaagataaaacCAATAATCTATTCCAAGACATACAGAAAATAGAAAGTTTAGTTAACAAGTTGGTAGAAGATATCCGTGACCATGActtaaatttcaatgagACTATTCAAAGAAGATCCTCTATCGAAACAAATAAATCCTCAGTTTCTCTAGATAAGTTATCAGCAATTTCAGCTTTTAGCGATGACGTATTTTTTGATGCCGAAGATATTGGTAATAGAGTTATTATGTTGCCTGATGAACAAATAGAAATGGATCATGAGATACCAATTAAGAGTACAGATTTAACAAAGCATAATTCGAAATATGGTGATGATGAAGACGAAGATGATGAGGAGGACGAGGACGAGGACACTgatgtaaataaatataaccAGGATTCTTTAAGTGATGAGGACTCGATTAGGGAACACTCCGAGTTATTCTCTTTCAATGCTGTGGGGTCCTCACAAAAGAAAGATAGCATTAATTCAGAAGATAATTTGTACCCTCTGCCcttgaaaaaaaaaattaatcgTCGTAATGACATATCCATATCCTCTACCTCTCCCCCaagtttattatcatttctAAGGAAAAATGTCGGTAAAGATTTAAGCTCAGTGGCTATGCCCATTAGTGCAAATGAACCTCATTCTATTTTACAAACATTAGCAGAATCTTTTGAATATGCAGACATTCTTTCCAATATATCAACAACAGATTCTACGTTTCAACCCTTATCTATTGTATCTGCATTTGCAGTATCAGCATTATCTATTTATAGAGATAAAACCAGAGTGCTAAGAAAACCATTCAATCCATTGTTAGGTGAAACATTTGAGTATATTAGTGATACAAAACAATTTAGGTTAATCTCAGAGAAAGTATCACATAAGCCtcaaatatttgttttccATGTAGAACATAAAGATTGGGAATGCAACTATACTGTTTCTCCTGTTCAAACCTTTTGGGGTAAGTCTGTTgagttaaataatgaagGTATTGTGAAGcttgaattaaaaaattccGGTGAAGTGTTAGAATGGGCCCAACCTACTGCTATGCTAAAGAACTTGCTTGCAggtgaaaaatatattgaacctataaatgaatttaaaattctaTCTTCAAAAGGTGGTTATGCAAAAGTTCTTTTCCGGGGTTCTAGTATGTTTGGAGGCAGATCTGAAGAATTGACTGCTACTATTGTTCCTTCATCGAAGGATCCAAATTACTCAAAAGAAACTATTACTGGTAAGTGGACCGAATCGTTGGTTGATAAAAGAAGCAATGAATTTTTATGGAAGGTTGAAGAACTACTTTCTGATTCtaagaaaaaatatggCTTTACAAAGTTTGCTGCGAATCTAAATGAAATTACTACTATAGAAGAAGGATTTTTACCTCCGACTGATTCAAGATTAAGACCAGACATGAGAGCCTACGAAAATGGTGAATTAGATAAGGCTGAAACTTTAAAGCTGGAATTGGAGAAAATACAACGTGATAGGAGAACTGATAGGAACGATGTTAAACCTAAATTCTTTAAGAAGATATCAGAAAAAGAATGGGCTTTCATTCAAGGAGAAGACAGTTATTGGGAAAGACGTAAGCGCGGAGATTGGAGTGGTATTGACGCATTGTGgtaa
- the DAD4 gene encoding Dad4p (similar to Saccharomyces cerevisiae DAD4 (YDR320C-A); ancestral locus Anc_5.354), with translation MAGEEMNNPYEQEQINILDRIIKNIERLNQKCHYFEYNFNRYKSKNKNLEIMGKLSENYNNNLQFNLEASGKRNGPL, from the coding sequence ATGGCGGGCGAAGAAATGAATAATCCTTATGAGCAAGAACagattaatattttagataGAATTATAAAGAATATAGAACGACTAAATCAAAAGTGTCACTATTTTGAATACAACTTTAATAgatataaatcaaaaaataaaaatttagaaataatgGGTAAACTTTCAGagaattataataataatttacaGTTCAATTTAGAGGCTTCAGGAAAGAGAAATGGACCACTTTGA
- the SWA2 gene encoding auxilin-like protein SWA2 (similar to Saccharomyces cerevisiae SWA2 (YDR320C); ancestral locus Anc_5.352) has product MADPFADLLTSFKTGPNERENSGTAQSNTTSRNLSMNELLNSSSNVKNSNLDVLQPKAKNVDMLNKSTSVPSNVINNNKNLLDDFDDLFGPSKPSVTTNTFKGTDQGERDDLDDIMDMFDFTPSPSHCNQEVMPSKTNAEAQSSSKNEVIVDEVKDMEIAKLMSLGLSIDEAIKSFEHGILYDTVASRQQAAQRFSSSSNRRGTPIANSGTNNSSGGGLFSSIIGKSKQLIDDWTVNHDEDDRLFRNTDFSSSTHRGYSNSENSTSNSRNSTSNSRNSTSYSRNSMSNSLSNSISISDSIEHGITHKQKSPADLTSNELEGDLLDSFEENIVIGESFTNIPPRITERQKPNDERIQDNTLLDFGNEDLSSPANVSISSSGQECIPVISINQIELSGYNEFKDRGTEYFKKGDYVSATEQYEKSLNSLSKLHPLRIIASSNLLASLLKTGDYTSMITISTSALDLFPKESKLWDNVIQNSEPSKTYKEIWSKLVARRAEAFEFIENYQQAYDSYQLLIENNIFNEKIMAGKLRCQKVLNPETHNKPLKKLVATTAETKTSQTKNIVNTQSTSSGNLKKIQEQNKRTEKYEEEKEALYDVVEQKVNAWIAGKDDDIRHLLSRLQRIITWTQWNEVASSDLVMPKKVKITYLKAVAKTHPDKLPSNLDTESRMLAENIFSILSKNWEKFKVDNNIS; this is encoded by the coding sequence ATGGCGGACCCTTTTGCTGATTTATTGACATCGTTCAAGACAGGGCCAAATGAGAGGGAAAATTCAGGGACAGCGCAATCTAATACCACCAGTAGAAATCTCTCAATGaatgaattattgaatagtAGCTCCaatgttaaaaattcaaatctaGATGTATTGCAACCAAAGGCAAAGAACGTCGACATGTTGAATAAGAGCACCTCTGTACCATCTAATGTTATaaacaacaacaagaaTTTATTGGATGATTTCGACGATCTGTTTGGTCCTTCAAAACCATCTGTAACTACGAATACGTTTAAAGGAACAGATCAGGGCGAGAGGGACGATTTAGATGATATAATGGACATGTTTGATTTCACACCTTCTCCATCTCACTGCAATCAAGAAGTGATGCCTTCAAAGACAAATGCAGAGGCTCAGTCTAGCTCCAAAAACGAAGTTATCGTCGATGAGGTCAAAGATATGGAAATAGCGAAACTGATGTCATTGGGATTATCAATAGATGAAGCTATCAAATCGTTCGAACACGGAATCCTTTATGATACAGTTGCTTCAAGACAACAAGCTGCACAAAGATTTTCAAGTTCATCAAATAGAAGAGGAACTCCTATTGCAAACTCAGgaacaaataattcatcagGAGGTGGTCTTTTTTCAAGCATAATAGGTAAAAGTAAACAATTAATAGACGATTGGACTGTAAACcatgatgaagatgatagGTTGTTTAGAAATACCGATTTTAGCTCTAGTACGCATAGAGGTTATTCTAATTCTGAAAATTCTACATCTAATTCTAGAAACTCTACATCTAATTCTAGAAACTCTACATCTTATTCTAGAAACTCTATGTCTAATTCTCTGTCTAACTCAATCAGTATAAGTGATAGCATAGAACATGGAATAACTCATAAACAGAAATCTCCTGCCGATTTAACTTCAAATGAACTCGAAGGTGATTTGTTAGATagttttgaagaaaacatAGTAATTGGAGAATCTTTTACGAACATTCCACCACGTATTACTGAAAGACAAAAACCTAATGATGAAAGAATACAAGATAACACATTACTAGATTTTGGAAATGAAGATTTAAGTAGCCCCGCCAATGTTTCCATATCATCATCAGGGCAAGAATGTATCCCGGTTATCTCTATCAATCAAATCGAATTATCAGgttataatgaatttaaagatcGTGGTACTGAGTACTTTAAGAAAGGTGATTACGTATCTGCTACCGAACAATACGagaaatctttaaatagTTTATCAAAATTGCATCCTTTAAGGATAATTGCGTCTTCCAATTTGCTTGCATCTCTTCTTAAAACAGGTGACTATACGTCAATGATAACAATATCCACTTCTGCTCTTGATCTTTTTCCAAAAGAAAGCAAATTATGGGATAATGTTATTCAAAACTCAGAACCCTCCAAAACTTATAAGGAAATATGGTCCAAGTTAGTAGCAAGACGTGCAGAAGCCTTTGAATTTATAGAAAACTATCAACAAGCATATGATTCATATCAacttttaattgaaaataatatatttaatgaaaagatTATGGCTGGTAAGTTAAGGTGCCAGAAAGTATTGAACCCAGAGACACACAATAAACCTCTCAAAAAACTAGTTGCTACAACAGCTGAAACCAAGACTTCGCAAACAAAAAACATTGTCAATACTCAATCAACTTCCTCAggaaatttaaagaaaatccaagaacaaaataaaagaactgagaaatatgaagaagaaaaggaAGCCCTATATGATGTAGTTGAACAAAAAGTCAATGCATGGATTGCCGGaaaagatgatgatattcGTCACTTATTAAGTAGATTACAAAGAATAATAACGTGGACTCAATGGAATGAGGTTGCAAGTTCTGACTTAGTTATGCCAAAGAAAGTTAAAATAACATACCTGAAAGCTGTTGCCAAAACACATCCGGATAAATTACCAAGTAATCTTGACACTGAATCCAGAATGTTAgcagaaaatatatttagcATCTTGAGTAAAAATTGggaaaaatttaaagtagacaataatataagttAG